The Hippopotamus amphibius kiboko isolate mHipAmp2 chromosome 3, mHipAmp2.hap2, whole genome shotgun sequence genomic interval GAGAGTTTGCTGCACCTCAGGGTCCGTTCCATCAAGGTTTTCTTCCACAGTAGTAAAAACACTGTTCTGTCTTTAAGAACTGAATATCCGATTAAGCTGTAATTAGAATCAGCTAGAGTCTCTAGTTGGTGTGAGGAAGGTTTGGATGAGGGATCAAATGATCAAGGATGGAGGCTTGCTTAGGTCAGAAATATTGCTGGAGGTTGCCTCTGTGTTCTCCATGGTTCGTAGTCCAGCAGCTGGGGAGGATGGATAACAGAGAATAGTAACACACAGACTTTGCCTCCAAGAAACATACAGTTTAGGGAGGGAGTTCAAACCCAGGGCCCAGACTCTGGATACAAGGTACAAAGTACTGGATGCCTGGGAAAGGGACTGAGTACAGAACAGAGATCACCTTTGGTCGCCTGAGGGGTGGCCTCCAGCTGGACCTGGAGCTGGGCCTTGGAGCAGGGGGAGAATTTGGACATGGGCAAAGGCGGCCACATTCAGGGGTGGGTAGGCTTTCTCTTGCAGATTAAAGGCTTTGGGGTCCCAGGAAGCCAGACTTCTCTCCAGGGGGATGCTGCTCCCCCGTTGGAACCACAAATGCCCAGCTTACCCAGAGTCACTCCTGGGCCTCACGTGACCATCTATACCTGGGGAAGAGTAGTTCAGATTGCCTGGAGTGAGGGGTGTTAAAGGGAATATGTGGGTGCTGAAGAGGAGGCCCTTAAATACCAGGTTAGGGAGTTTGGTTGTTCACATGGGCAAGAGGGAGCCACAGAACAGTGAGGTGAACTCGGCCAGGAGGGATTAATTGAGAGGTACAGGGTAGATCAGCAGAGAGGTGACTCCAAGGTGAGGTGAGGAAGACTGTGTGTCCTAGGCCTTAggccagagggagggagaagggggggcAAAGGAGAAGTCAAGTCAGGCTTCGGGCCATTGCCCACTAACCCGAGTCTCCTGTTTCTTTCCAGTCTGGGTAAGGAAGATATGGAGTTTCAGCCAgatctggaggaggaggaggaggagggggaaagtcCTCACGCTGGCATCATTGGCCGTTTCCTAGGGCTGCAATCCAATGACCGCCAGCCCCCCAGGACAAACTCAAAGACCAAACTACTGCGGCCCAAGAAAGAAGCCCTTTCCCACGAGGGCCAGCCCAAGAACCTCAGGGGGGCCAGACAGGACACTAGCGACCAGGAAGACAGCAAGGCCTGGAAAGGGGAGGATGCCTTCCAGTCCACTGTGCTATACGGAAGGTCAGGCTACCACAGTGCCCCACAGACACCCCTCAGCCACACCCCGATGGTCTTCCCACTTGGACAGTCAGCACCCTCAAGTCTCCGCAGAGTCTCAGGCATGGATGACACTTGCAAAGACCAAAGCCTTCAGCCTGCAACTCCCAGGTCCAAGAAGAGTTTTGAATTGCTCCCAGAGAGTGCcggggcctcaacagagcacccGGAATTGAGTCACATGAGGAGAAAAACTGTTGAGTTTAACCTGACGGACATGTCAGGGGACCCTGAACATCTCAGAGAACCGCATTTGGGACAGTCGACAAGCAACTTACACACTATTCTCAAAGATCACGGAGATCCCTATTGGGCCTTGGAAAACAGGTCTGTCCTCTACTCAAACCAGGGTCACTGAACCCCCCCCCTCCGTCCCCCCAGCGGTGGCCCCCACCAGCTTCCCTTGCTCTGAAGCCCACTCTTCTTCCACAATTCTCTGTTCCTATGGCTGCCAGGGAATGCTGGCCTTATGCCCAGCACTGGCTTGGGGCACACACCTGGCCACCACAGCAGGGGCCCTAGAGAAGGGTTGGCGACTTTTGCTTATTTTGCGCAAGAGTCTGACATCACCAAAACTTCTCTGGGGCCCAGGTATAggaagatgaggtcacactgacAGGAATGACACCAAAGGGCCACCAGGCCAGGCTTAGGTGGGCAGATGTTACCAGTGGACCCGGCTCACTTTAAGCAGGGGTGGCAGACATAAAAACACGGGTAGAACTCAGGGTTCTAGGCTGTAGCGCAAGAACTCAATTTACTGCCCAGGCTTAGCTGAGAGGTCGCATGTGAGCAATCCCCCCTAACCACTAATGGTCCTGATGCCCTCCTGGAAAGGGTGCCACACGCCTGAGAACTGGCAGATGATAAGATAGGAGCATCCAGGTTCCCTGGGGGATCTTACTGCTTTGGGGACCTCACCAAAAGGCTTCTGAATTTAAATGAGCTCTTCATGCTTCTTTGAAGTCAACCTAAAGCTATCACATTACCACTAGATATTTCCTCTTATTGGAGATTTCCTGGACCCTCACTCACCCAATTAGatccaccctaccccacccccaatcaCGATGTGAGAGGGAAGTGTAACTTCCCATTTCTAGATTCTCAAGCAGTTATTCTGAGGTCAGAATACATAGCTTTGTGTTGCAAACAGAAAAGGCCTACCACCTGTCATACTTCTAGGGCTAGACTGAAACTTTTGCAAGTCACTGTGGCTGGTTAAGGAAAGGATGTTAATGCAGTTGGTTAGCAAGGACCCAGACGGCTCTGTCTTCTAACTCTACTCACTTGTTAATATTATGGATGTCTCAACCTTTGCCCTCCTACTGCAGCTATTTTCCTACTGAAATGAAGGTATCTTTCCATTCTCATGTAAACTTTCTCAAATTCTCACTAGGGATGAAGCACATTCCTAGCCTGTTTCCCAAGGGGGATGCTTCACTGGCCTGGTCCTACCTGCGTGTACACCAGCAGGACACTGATCCAGTCATAGCCATATAGCTGTCCACACTGAAGAATATGCTCCTGTGACAGCCTGAACTAAATGGTTAGCTTGATGGATAACAAAAATCAGTAGTTTCAAGTCTACTTTAAGCCTTAAAATGCTTTTTGTACATATAAATTGTGAAAGCCAGAAATGctggaaacaaataaaacaccTAATTCAGAATCAGGAGTCCTTAAGTCCTGTCTGACTTCAATATGCCCAAGGTTGGTATCGTTCCCAAACTAAGGAACTTAATAGATACAAATCCTCCTAAGCGTTTCACTTTGATTAGTGTGACTGAACCATGGTGGCACTTACAAGTTTACTAAAGATGGCCTAGATACATTTCTAGCCCATCCCAAGAACTCAAAGACAACAGCTGGGTACCAAATTACTTTATTTGAAGGAATGGTACTAAGGAAAGAACTTGTAGATGTTTTGGTACAACTTATAGAAAAGGTAAAGGTAACCCAAACATGCATGCAGTGCCTTGGTGACCAGGGAAGTCACCCCTGTGGCTACAGGAAGCCAGCCTAAGGCTTAGCTCTCGCTATCACTGCTTCCCAGGGTGTGCTTGTCAAAGAGATACTCTGCCATGCCAGATCCGGGGGCCCCCATCTTGCGCAAGTTGGTTACGTGGTCACCCAATTCTTTGATGGATTTCACCTGCTCATTCAGGTAATGAGTCTCGATGAAGTCACACAACTAGAAAAGAGAATGGGGAAGAAAGTTATTGGTAAGCTTCCCCAGCCCCTCAGGCAAATGATCTCCTCCATTTACTCCCGGGTTGCCAATACTTACATGGGGGTCATTTTTGTCAGTGGCCAGTTTGTGCAGTTCCAGTAGTGcctgattcacatttttttccaagtgtAGCGCACATTCCATTGCGTTCAGCCCATTCTCCCAGTCGTCACGGTCTGGTTTCTGAATAAGGAGGTTAGGTCAGTGCATCTGCAACCTCTACCACTCAAACCACAAGTCAGCAAGCATCTAATATGGAACAACCTGCACTTGGCAAAAGGAACAGCCAAGTTCCCCCAACAACCGTTTCCAAGTTAATATCCTTGCCCATTACCACCTGCCCACTTTTGCTTAGGTGATAGGCctgaaaaatgacaaaagacaAAAGCCCAATGTATCCCCATCTAACAAGTGCAACTGCTGGGCTCAGTGATTTCTGACACCCAAGGGCTGCCAGACAGATGTGACACCCTAGGATCTTCTGTTCACCTTGATATCCTGAAGGAAGATTCGGCCACCCCGCTGGTTCTGCAGCTTCATCAGCTTCTCAGCATGTTCCCTTTCTTCATGAGATTGGTGAAGAAAGTATTTGGCAAAGTTCTTCAAAGCCACATCATCGCGGTCAAAATAGTATGACTGAAAGCAGAATATGAACACGTTAGGAATTCCCCAAGGAAGGCAGGCTGCTGGCCAAGGCTTCCTTTCTCAAAGCccaacaagaaagggtctgagccTAAGGAGACTAGAGTAGGGTGTGGTCCTGGATTGAACACAACAGTAATTAGTTTTTACTgtgaaacatgaaaatgaaactTGGCCTGTGACATTAAAAGTATGCTACAAGGAACCTTTAGAATATCATGGGAATTGGCTCCACCATGGAACGTCTTAAAGGTCTGTATTAGTGCAAAGTAAAGTTCTTACAGCCCGTGTCAAATTTGGTTGAAGAGACGCTGGAGTACTTACCCCGCACTATTAGtgccttctccccctcctccccgagTAATCCATGTTAAAACATGAGCTGCCAGCTTACAGCAGGCTGATGGATCTCTAACATTAACCCACCAGGCAAGGTGAGAGTTGTGGGCAATACTACCGTATGTGAATATAATACCAATAGAAAGCAAAAATTTGATTCCGTTTTACACCCTCGCTGTATTCAGGTGTTCCTGAAATGGAATGACAGCCATAGAAATCCAGGCCTGTTCCAAACCCACCTGGAACATGTCTATTCTTGCCTTACCCAACGGCCGTAAGACAATTCTAACTAGAACTCCTACCACAGCGCTTAAAAGCAAGATTTTGGAAAACCGATCCCACCGATTTCTGCATGGAAAATGTATCGGCCCCGTAACTGCTGGTGGACTTCATCCAAGAACTAAGGATTCAATTACGCCACAACcctcagacacacaaaaaaagatcaaGAATTAAGCACTCGGGAGCAAGGACGGGTGACTTGGACAGCTCCGTGTCGGCCGAAGGGGAGATTTGTAGAGACAGGCTTCAATTCAAGTGGGACTTAGAGATAAGCAGAGCGGAGAGGTGGAGACGGCTGTTCGGCCTACAAGAGATAAACCACTTCGCACCAGTCCCCGTAGGTGGACACCATTACCCGGCAGGCTCCGCCGTACTCCGGGGGATGGGAGCTGGACCTCCTCAGCTccaccccccggcccccaggATCACGTGATCGAATGGAGACGAAGGGATGTAACTGCTAAAAGTCCACGTCCTTAACTGCAGGGTCGTACTGTTGGCAAGTGCGGCAACCCCCCGGAGAAAACTCAGTTCtctttaatttaaataaactgGGGTGCGCAGAGGCGGCCCTGGCCGACGAGAGGGCACTCCCCGGGGACAACGGCTTAGAATTTCTGCGCAGAAGCCCTGAGAGACCTCGAGCAGCCTCCATTTTCCAGAAGagcagaggaaagagggaggagggaagagggaggagggaggcgggagggaagagggaggagggaggcgggagggaagagggaggagggaggcgggagggaagagggaggagggaggcgggagggaagagggaggagggaggcgggagggaagagggaggagggaggcgggagggaaGAGGATCCGCCCGGTGgccacacccccccgccccgtcgCCCCGGAGGCCGCGCCCGCGCTCACCATGGACAGGTAGACGTAGGAGGCATAGAGCTCCAGGTTGATCTGGCGGTTGATGGCGGCCTCCGAGTCCTGGTGGTAGTTCTGGCGCACCTGCGAGGGGGACGCGGTCGTCATGGCGGGCGGCTGAGaaaaggcggcggcggcggctgcgcggCGCTGGAGCGGCGGCGGGGACCTTGGGTGGTCGGAGGGCGCTGTGAGGTGAGGTGGTGGCAAGGGCTGGCTCTGAGCGGCCGGCCGGAGAAAGGAGGGGGGAGGACGAGCGCCGGGTTCCGTCCAAGCACTGTTGAAGCAGGAAACCGCGACGACTCTCCGCGAAGACTGTGGCGCAGGTGGCCGTCGCCCGGCTCTTATAGCGGCAACGGGCGTTGGACCCACCGCGGCCAATCACACCGCCCGCCCGCCGAGccgagccccgccccgccccttccGGTGTTCGCGCGGCACCGCctctctggggggaggggaggggaggggagagaggaggaagggtggCGGGGCCTGGCTGGCCTGGGGGCGGCGGCTTGTTCCGTGGAACTGGGGGCGCGTTTCATGGGGTTGCAGAAAAGAGCTGACCCGGGGCAGGAAGCCCAGATCGGATCCCTGACCCCGGTGGCGTCCTGGGTCTTGGAACCGACGGGAAGCTGCCCCGGCCTTGGGGGCGTCGGGGCGATTTCGAGGCCCCAAAGAGCACCCCGAGAAGATTCTTGGCCAAGGGCACGTTAAAAATCCGAGCGGTAGAACCGCAGTTGCTGCACCCCGAGGTGATTACCTCGTGATGCAAATAGGAAAACCGCAGGGTGAACGTGGGTCCTAGGAAGCCGAGTGAGTCAGAGGTCGGGCTGGGAAAGGGCTCGCTTTCCCTTCCTCAAAGCCTGGAAAGGGACCGAATGCAGGCGGGGTGGGGCCCGCGGCCCGTTGCGGGTCGCCCCCCTCTTCGGCTCCCAGCGACCCCGTCCGCCTTTTGCTGAAAGCAAACATGGCTCCTTGTGCATCTGATATAACAAAGGCTGGGCGGGCCGTGTTTCCCGAGAGACAGACGGCGGAGACCGCCTTCCCGAGGGAACCGTGGGGATGAGCCACCGAGTTGTGAGAAAATCGCCGGTAGCTTAAAACTCAGACACAGGGGGGttggaaaagagggaagaagcaGCTTGGATATAGAAAGGGTGCTGCGAAGCCATTTTGAAAAGGCCTCTTTTATGGGCCCTAGTCCCAGGAGCCTCAGGCTTAGGAGGCCCTACAGGGAGCTACCCCCGGGGTTGTCCTTGGAGAGAGGCTGATGGCACTGACCTAACGTGCGTGACAGATGCCAGGGACCCtaggggggcgggagggggggcaggcaggggcacCGCGTGTGGTTTgcagctgtgtccccagcactcaGTGGGTGTGAATCCGTGGATGGCAGAACGCGAGCTAGGCCAAGCTCCTGCTCTCCAGTGGGCTCTCCCCAGGGTCACTGTTCTTAGCCAGGTTCTTCAGCACATGGGTGGGAGACCTACCCAAGAACCTTTTCAGGGTGTTCACAAACGTGCAACTGGAACCTGCACTTCCAaacctttaaaaaacttttttttaaatttcaatgaaaaaaagacaacaataaaaagaatgtgtatctcCGTATAATTGAAtgactttgttatacagcagaaattaacacgtaaatcaactatatttcgaTTGGAAAAACTTGAAACAAGGAACTTTCCAGAAATACTCAGTTACTGATGGAATGATGGCGGGTTTCTCTTTCTTGCGtctttattcatttcaaaatgagCATACGTTactttcaggaaaaagaaattttaatggaCTAGAGCTACGGACaataaagtgagcagaaggatgGTGGGAGAATACAGAGAAGAGGTGCCTTACCCAGTTTGCGATAGAAACCCTAAGAAAGTGACACTTGAGCTAAGTctgaaggaaaagtaaaaaggaaGGTGAAAGGGAGGAGGAGACGGGGAGGGAATTGCAAGCAGAGAGAGCAGCATACGCAAAGGTATAAGGTGTGGAAATGCATGGCCTGTCCAAGGCACCTTAAGAAAATGTGTTGGCCTCAAAGTGGAGTCCATGTTTGGGAAGGCTGGAGCGGGCAATGTCAGGAAGGGTTGTGTGTTGTAAAAAGGGGTTAAATCTTATCCTggagtgccgagaccagctcggcgactctaggtgagtgatgggtgccgcaagcttgaagaagacacagacacagactgaagagaaaagtgggatgggggggggggctcaagatctcgaggatcaagagccctgctgactcatcccacgttgcttttattgagttcctccgctaacattctcaggttacacccataaacaatcaaaggcctcacatgactgaggcaattatctttgtttgcttcctgggtccaagttgagcaggtgtggatttgagctgggcctggagagcaaaacagccctgggggcaggagacctctctcagatattgggggtctgtgccccacccctgttggcccctctgcgactgtgcctgtcttaggttgttcctcccttgaggaatcttacccgtctctggctaaccagccatcctccagggccaaccagggtgatataaggaaggctctatgcaccacccctgttggcccctctgcggctgtgcctgtcttaggttgttcctcccttgaggaatcttacccgtctctggctaaccagtcatcctccagggccaaacagggtgatattagtctccatgccccgcacccttagctcctccactgctcaagcaggacattctgaatcccatcgctcggcccacatactttaacattttcaaggtttcagaaaggttcccgaatgtcttcccacactggaGGACATGGAGACACCAAAGGATTTCTAGCTAGAAAAATACCacgttagttttgttttttagaaatcTTACACCCAATCCACAGAAAAAACTATTAGGAGAAGAGTATGGCTAAGTTACCAGATGCAAAGTTTTCCTATGTGTCAGTAACCACCAGTTAGAAAacgtaatgaaagaaaaaattcatttacATTGGCAACAAAAGcttaaagtacctaggaataaagttaaCAAATGggtgaagaaaattataaatgtttactGCTGGACGGAAAAGAAAACTTGCATTAATGAAGAGACACTGTGTTTCCAGATAGCCAAACTCAGTtttgtaaagatgtcagttctctccaAATAAACCTACACATTCAGTGCAATTTCTTTTAAACTCAGTGGTCTTTTGGAACCttgacaaaatgattctaaagctCATTTGGAAGAGTGTGTAGAAAAGCTGATaagcatttggggaaaaaaaatgttatgagatTAGATTTGCCCTgcctaatatgaaaaaaaagtactataaaaTACTACAAAGCAGTTGGCACTCGAACAGGGAGAGATGAATAGATCGATGCAAGTAAACAGTCCTACCCCCAAATGAATGGGAACTTGGTAGATGCTAAAGTGGCATTTCAATTAGGGGAAAAAGAATggcttcaacaaatgatgttgaaaCAATTGATAGTCATGTGGGGGAAAATGACTCAGTGTTTCAAAATACgttccagatggattaaaaatccaagccttaaaaaaacaaaaaacaaacccataaaGTTATTAGAAGAATATATAGAAGATTATCTTTTAGAATTTGGGGGTAGGTAGTGTTCTTCTGAGGCTGTCATAAAAAAATAAGCCAGTTGGCAGATGTGactacttaaaaatgaaaatctgggcTGCTGACTGGTTTGGTGACATGGAGGGTGGGAGACTCTGGGCTACAGAGGAGCCAGAagtcacccccactcccaccccaccccacctcccctccagcctccacGGAGAGGTGATGTCAGAGCAAGAAGGACCAACTGTTGAACTGCACCAAAGAAAATAGCCCAGGTCttctgaaaataaagaatatgCCAAAGCAGAGAAAATTGAGGACACTACAATTCCTGAAAGAGCTTTAAAACATAACAAGATTGCAAAGCAGAATGTTGCTAGAGTGCCTTGGTTATCAGGTGCATTTGATTACAGGAAAGATGAATTTAGAACAGAATTGGCCTCTTTGCCAGTGGGAGTGAAGAGGAAAATCTCTGGGACTTTGTAGTATTGAAGTTAGAACTCTGTCTTTTTCAACcagtaaaaaatacaatcaaGAAATACTTTGAGTAACAAAAGCTGACTAAGATGAATCCTCAGGGTAATGACCAAATCAAGGGCATGGCTCTCACACAGTTTGTTAAAAAGTTTGAATGGATTAAGGTAGTTTCTAGGAAGACCTTTCGGTTGGACCAAGCACtcagggaaaaagaacaaagggtGTGGTCCCATCATAGTTTGCTGAATTCAAAATACATGGAGTTAAATCTTTGAGAGAGGCATATCTAGAAAAATATTGTGAATATAGTTATTGGAATATGAAGCTGACTGGTATCAAGTAggtaaaaagccaaaaaaattgttcttttctttgcaaaattgagtgatttaatttttttaaattaaggtacaattaaataaaatgcagaatcttAGATGTTTCATTAAATGCGTTTTGACACTTGAATACAGCTGAAACAAGatgcagaacatttccattaccccAGAAAGTTCCTTTGTACCCCTTTCCCAGTAGATTTCCCCCATATTCCTCAAGATAACCACTTTCTGATATTTTTCAGTAGTTGATTAACGTCTTTAAAAAGTATGATtccttttgaaattctttataatcctgtgtattttattttaggccACACCATGCcatttgtgggatcttagttccccagccagggattaaacccaggccccgcccctgagagcatggagtcctaaccactgaacagccAGGAAATTACCTGATTAATTAACTTTGCatgttctagaatttcatatcaatggaatcatacaacaacaaaaaagaaaaactataagaTGGAAGATGCCATAAACAGTTAAAACACAAGTGACCAATTAAGTCGGTATTTGTAACTCATTAAGTAGTGAAGATTAATAACCATCCTATACAATACATATTCATGTGTATAACTGTATATTGCAGACAAACAGATCACTTTTGGATTGTCTCCCCTGCTACTGTGTACTGTatgctcctggagggcaggcatGGGTTCTGTCTTCTCCATCCTGCACTTCAAGCACTTTGCAAGATGCTTGTAATGTGGttctcagtatttgttgaatgaatggatggatgcaaGATTGACTGTGGAGGATGGATTAAAGTCAGACAAGAGGGCTGGGTACCTGTCGGGAGGTAACAGCCCTACTTCTCAGTGAGcagaagagacagaaagcagatctgaGAGATATGGAGAAGACAGAACAGACAGGACGAGGCACCTGATTGAATAGCTGTGGAGGGAGTGATAAGGGGTGGGAGATGGGTAAGAGAGCCCCCCAGCTTTCTGGCCCTGGCAGCTGGGTTGCTGCTGCCCTTCGCTGAGGATGAGGAAATACAGTCTGGGGGGAAGGCTGTTGAAGAAGGCCAGTTTGGTTTTGCACTGGATGTGCTGAGTTTCCGGGCCTCTAGGACATTCAGGTGGACGGAGCCAACATGAAGTTGGACCCACTGGAAGGAAGTTGTTCTGGTGCAGAAACGAGCTTTCTTGGCTCCGTGCTTGGTTAAACACATGCAGGCTGCAGTGACCGTCACGGCAAAACTGAGGGTCAGCTTGGGAAGTAGAAAGTCACTGGGGGAGGCTGGCTGGGAAAAATGAAAGGGCAATCTCATGCTGCGgcggggaggtgtgtgtgtgtgtgtgtgtgtgtgtgtgtgtgtgtgtgtgtgtgtgtgtgtgtgtgtgtgtgcgcgcgcgctgGCAGTCttgtgctggggtgtgtgtgtgtgttcgcgcTTGGGCCTGTTCCACACTTGGGAACCCTCGGGTGTCAGAACTGCCATCTCCAAGTCTCTAGATTCTTCCGAAGCCCTGGCCTGGTCTGGTCTTTGGGCCTTTGTTGACCAGGATTCCGCTTCCTTCCCCTCTAGCCCCAGCTCCTCGTGACTCTGAGGAGGTGGGGAGTTTGGCTGGCCTCCGGGGACAGCTGCCTCTGCAGGAGGAGCCTCAGGCTAGGGAAGAGCCAGGCCTGTAGTTTCTGGAGGACACCAGCTCATCCTGGAAGGGGAGGGGGtagaggtgggggatgggatggAGAACTGCTGCCCCACCATGACTCAGCACTCTGCTGGGGTTGGGCTTGGGCACCAAAAGTGCTTTGTCAtagaggggaggggaaagctgGAGGGCTTTACTATGGGGTGGGCCACATTTCCTAGTGTGGCTGGACCAGGAACAAAGGGGTCTAGTTCACCCACCCAGGCCTCAGATGGTGTTTTTGCAGGAGAGGGGCGGTGTCACTTTTCTTACCCATttcctttttgtctgtttttctttttttttttaatacttttttcttttactttttggccTTGATGCTCAGatggcaggatcttagttgcctacccagggattgaacttgcgccctcagcagtgaaagcgcagagtcccaaccgctggaccaccagagaattcccttttctttttttctgcaccCCTTTCTTCCTCAGTGCTTTCCTGCCTCACAGTGAGTTTTCAGCAGGTGTTGGGTCTCTCCTTTCTAGGGATTGTTGCTAGGGGGTTATGATTCCACAGCTGGAAAATCATAGACCTTGGAATGTTAAGGCTCAGAAAGGACTTTAGAGTTTCCAAGTCActgtattttacagataaagaggtGAGAGGCCCATAGAAGGCCAGGGCTTGTCTAAGGCCATCATCACGGGCAGAACATAAGCTGAAAATGAAGGACAGGACACATGAGGGCATACAGTGTGGTCCTTAATATGGATAAATTTGTTGCTAGAAAGTGTATATGAAATGATGTTATGTGAAAAAGCAGAGCCCCAAATAGTTCATTCAAAGCTGATGACAGTGAAGAAGAATCACTGGGCTGGAAGCATAGATGAGGATTG includes:
- the FTH1 gene encoding ferritin heavy chain isoform X2, whose protein sequence is MTTASPSQVRQNYHQDSEAAINRQINLELYASYVYLSMSYYFDRDDVALKNFAKYFLHQSHEEREHAEKLMKLQNQRGGRIFLQDIKKPDRDDWENGLNAMECALHLEKNVNQALLELHKLATDKNDPHLCDFIETHYLNEQVKSIKELGDHVTNLRKMGAPGSGMAEYLFDKHTLGSSDSES
- the FTH1 gene encoding ferritin heavy chain isoform X1; its protein translation is MKSTSSYGADTFSMQKSSYYFDRDDVALKNFAKYFLHQSHEEREHAEKLMKLQNQRGGRIFLQDIKKPDRDDWENGLNAMECALHLEKNVNQALLELHKLATDKNDPHLCDFIETHYLNEQVKSIKELGDHVTNLRKMGAPGSGMAEYLFDKHTLGSSDSES